From the Candidatus Hydrogenedentota bacterium genome, the window GCAGGCCCGACGCGCGCGTGTCCAGTTCGATGCGGTCGCCGGCGTTGGGCAGCTTTCCGGCCATGCGCGTAAGTGCGTCGATGACCGCGAAGAGCGAGAAACCGCTGCCGTCGCCAGCAACCCTGATGGCTTCTCGCGCGAGGTTTCGGGGGATGCCGTGTTTGTGGAGGGCCTTCAGGACCTCCTCGGCATCGGTTCCCATGCGCGTGCGCATCGCATTCTCGATGACGCGCACGAAACCGTCGCGCCGCTCGTCCCGTTTCCAGACGAGGTGTTCGATGATCCGCCGGATGTCATTCAGCGAATCGTGGACCCGCGCGGTGTGCTTGCGGGTGAATTCGACGACTTCCACGGCGTCCCAGACGATGTGGTTCCGGCAGATGGCCTGAAACCAGAAGGTCTGCACGCCAATCGAGCGCTTGCCCACCTCGGAGTTCCACAGGAAGAACCCTGGAGCGAAGGCCTCGCCCTGGATCTCGGTCCAGCCGGTCGGGTCGATGAGGAAGCAGAACATGTCCTGCTCCCCGCAATAGAGCCCGCTCGCACCCGTGATCGCCTGCTGCGGCGGACAAAAGTCGCCCGCCACCTCGCGAACCACATCCAGCAAGTCCGCGTTGTGCAGCCGGGTGTAGCTGGCGCCGTGAATGGAGCGGATGCCACCCGGCTGCACCAGCGCCTGGATGGGCCGCGATCCCGCCGGGAGCGTTTCCCGCAGCGCCGCGACCGCCGTTTCCGGCCGGAGCTTGTTCACCGTGTCCTTGCTGACCTTCGCCAGGCCGCAGACCTGCGTGAAGCTCCAGTCATTGAGCCGGTAGACGCCATCCTCGCCCAGGCGCAGGGTGAGCGTTCCCTCATCCAGTTCCGGGCGGATCGCCGAAGGCGCGTTCCACTTCTCCTCCGAGCGCTCGCGCTGCTCGTTGCAATGGCGCGTGAGCGCCTCCAGGTTCGCATACTGTTCATCCGGCGAACGCCGGAAGAGCTCATTGTGAGCTCGCGTCAAATGGGCCATGAGACTATCTCCTAGTTGTTGAAACCCGTTGAAAAACCGTGTTGCACCACCGGTCTCCCATAAGGCATGGAAGACGGGGGTATCCCGTCTACGCGTGTTCGTTTTTCAAAGAGCATCAACTTGGAGGGTTATGCGGGGAGCATACGCGAACGTGACATTTAGTCAAGTTCCGGGTCGGGAATGGGGGAGAGAACGCGGCATCGCCTGCAGGATGCGGCGTAATTGTTCAAGGCATCCGCCTATGCGTAAGACTTCGGACAGCGGCAGGGCGGAGGAGGCCGGCGTCGGGCCGCCGCCATGCGCCAGGTGACCGCCCGCGTTCCACGGCCCAGTCGCCGACGCCGAGCGCCGCCTCCTTGTAGGCGAAGATCCCGTAGTCGCGGTACGTTTCCGGGTCAACGATTGCGGAGAAGAAATTGGCGAGGAAGGAATTCCCACCCGCCGCCAACCCAAACGGATCCACCAGTGACCACGGGTTGCTCGCGGCGTAGGTGTAGCCGTTTCCCAGGTTCAGCGGGTCGCCCCAGAGGCCGAGCGGGTCGCGGCTGGCAGAGCCTGTCGTCGCGAGGTGCGAGTCTGGGCGGGCGTTGGACTGTCTTTTCAGGTCGCAGCACCACCGATCAGACCGGAGCGTGGCCCTATGAGTAATTGCGCGTGCTGCGCATCTTGCTAGCGGAAAATGCTCACCTTAAACACCAACGCCTCAAAATCCGGGGGATCCGCCATGCCATGGCTGCAGTGATAAATACGTTCTGATTCCGACAATTCCTCAACCCAGAACCCCGCGTTGCCCGTCCACTTTTCCTCTACCACGCGATCATTACCATACATGCGTTTGAAGACGTTCCAGACGCCGATTTCTCCCTTTCTACAGAAAAAGGGGTATTCAACAGAGTCCTCGTATCGATTATCCTTCCAGGTCCTCAGGATATCCACCCGCTCGCCTTTTTCCAACTCGAGCCAGCCATCGTATACTTTTAAATCGAATCCTTGCTCGAATTCAGGCTTTACCGACAAGAATTCAGCACGGATAAGTCCACTTTCGGCTACGGGAATTCTGTCATAGGTTTTAACTACTCTGCCATTCCATAAAATGTGATCTGGCCTCTTGGATTTGTCCGGATACCTCTTTACCTGGTCCACCATAGCCCATTGTATGTCTCGACCGCTGTCGGCATACTCATCACCTCGCAACTGCACCATGGCTTGCTCCTTTAGCGTTTTTTCAACCTTCGGTGCGGGTCTCTCGCAGCGTGCTCTTCAGGCCAGAGCGGAACAACATCCTTGCCACCTTTTCTAAGTGGAACTGGTTCATGAGATAGTTCCATCGTCTCTAACTCTCCATAGTCATTTCGTTGTTGCGGTCCACGCCAGCCACGTTCTCTAATCATGTCACGCTGGTCGGGGGTCAGTCCAGAGTTTGGATCCTCCGCCAGTTTTCGCCATGCTTTCCGCCGCTCCGCGTCTGTGAACGTGTAGGGTGAAGGTGGATTATTCGGATCGGAAACGAATCTGCCTGTTTTCGGGTCTCGAAGACGAGGAGGACTGACTGCTTCTTTGACAGCACCCGCCCTGATAACGTTCCCCGCTTCCCTCAAGAGATTTGGGAGGCTCTTGATGGACATGGCGATGTCCGGGGCCCCGTAACCTGCATCTTCCCACCCGAAATTCTGCAACTTTTCTTTAGCAGCATCCCCCACTGCTCTTGCGGCGCCAACGGGGTCCTCCTTAACCGCGCCAATGGTGGACTTTACTTCATCCGTTGCCTTGAGCGTCTGTTCCGCAAGATGATCGGGATCTTTCATCAACTTATCGGCCTCCAGAACAAAGAGACCAAGGTCCCAAATGCGCTTCCAGAAGCCGCGCCACATCTTGCCAAGCGGTCCTTCCTGATTCGAATTCCCGCCCGCCGCCAGCCCAAACGGGTCCACCAGCGACCACGGGTTACTTGCGGCGTACGTATACCCGTTCCCCAGGTTCAGCGGGTCGCCCCAGAGGCCGAGGGGATCGCGGCTGGCGAAGCGTCCGTGGGTGGGGTCGAGGTAGCGGTTGCGGTAGTAGTAATAGCCGAGCTCCGCGTCCCATTGGCGGCCGGTGAAGAGGTAGGGGTTGGCATGAGTCCCGCAGTATTATCGACCTAGCCCAGCATTTGCATGATATCCTCTATCGTTTGTGCCCGATCAAGCGATTTTTCGATTGTCTCAATGTCTCTCGCCAACCATAAAGATTGGTACTTCTCAATGTCGGCTAGAACCAGTCTCCGTAGTTCGGCTACTGTAATGGTATCAATAATGCCTACGCGCCACCTGACTCGCGACTTTCGGCCCATGAGTTTTGCAAGTAGAGAAGGCGGGGAAGCATATTCAGGACTCTCTAGACAGTACCTCGTTCCCTTCGAATCCACGAGAAAGTAATACTCCATATTCTTCCACCTGGCAAGCTTCTTGGTGGATGCGTAAATAAACACCTCGCTTGAGTCATACTTCAATACACTGCAATCCGGTGCGCCGAATCGTAGTGCGGGCCAGTGAATATCATCAAAATCCATTTCTGTCATGAAATACAACCCCTCAAATTATTAGTCGCCAACCAGGTAAGAACCGGCAGCACCCATACCGATACCAGCACCTCCAACAATAGCCTTATCCAATACATTGCTACCGTACCAAATCCGTTGCAAGGCGTTGAGCGGCATTTCCGGGTTAATCCTGTGTAGAGCCTCGTGCAGGCCAGTTCCTCCGAATCTCCTCGGCTGGCCAAGATTGGTTATATTCCACCTCGAGTTCTTGATAAAGTTCGGCACATACCTGCCGTACTGTTCCCCAAAGAAGCCCTTCCACGTCAGCCTGCCAGCCCCGCCGCGGGTACCGCCTTGCGCAATGATGCGGTGGTGAATGTTGTCATTCGGTGCGGCGTTCAACCTTTGAGCATGCGCATTCCGCATCCCGTTTCGGCCTTCCCACCGGTATCTTCCTGTGTCCGCGAAGCCGTCCTTCCATCCCCGCCACTCGCCCGCAATATCTTTCCACCAGGAGCCAAACTTCGAAGACAGCCCTGGCCTGCCCGGAATGCTCCTTCCGTAACGTCCAAGTTTTCCGAGGATACCAGCTTTCGATCCCGCCTGGACAATTCCTGCGCCAAATACAGCGCCCGCGATCGTGACGCTCACTTCCGGGGCGAGTCGCCCGAGGTCTCGATCACTGAAGTTTCCCACGTAATTTGAGAAATCGTTGGATACGCGCTCGGCCGTCTCTGCCGGATTGGAGGCCGCGGTCCACAAGCCAAAGGAAGAAGCCAGCAGGTTGTCGCTCCGGTGCATGGGGTTTATTTGTCCGTACCAGAAATCTATCCCCTGACCGACCATTGCGAGTCCGAAATCAATATTGCCTTGCGCATAGGCCGCGAGCCTATCGTTCAAGGCCGTGCCGCCGCCGTTCCCACTACACAACCCAAACGGATCCACCAGGGACCACGGGTTGCTCGCGGCGTAGGTGTAGCCGTTGCCCAGGTTGAGCGGGTCGCCCCAGAGGCCGAGGGGATCGCGGCTGGCGAAGCGCCCGTGGGCGGGGTCGAGGTAGCGGTTGCGGTAGTAGTAATAGCTCAGCTCGGCGTCCCATTGGCGGCCGGTGAAGAGGTAGGGGTTGGCGAATTGGGACGCGGTCACATTCAGGCGCGCGCCGGCGGCGTCGAAGAATTCCGGCAGGCCGTAGTCGGCGTAGTCGTAGGCCTCCACGACGGCCCCGGCGCCATCCGTCAGCTTGACGACATTGTGCTGGTCGTCGGCGTGGTAATAGTAGTCCGCGCCGCCGCGGCGCATGGTGAGGACTTCGTCGATGTAGTTGCCGTAGACATAGCTTGCCGCGAGCGCCGGACTCCCCGCCGCCGGGACGTTCCACTCCTCCGCCACGCGCGCGCCATCGTGGAGATAGCGCGTGGCGCCGCCCCCCGAACGCTTCTCGATGCGCCGGCCCAGGGCGTCATAGACGTATTCCGACACCCCGTCGCCGATGTTCACGTCGTCCACCAGGCACGCGTTCGACGCCTCCAAGATGAAGCGGTCCGTGCCCTGGACGGGCGCGTTGTCCGCGCGCAGGACCGTCGCCAGCGGCTGCCCCAAGGGCCCGCGCCGGATGACGACCTGGTCGCGGAAGACATGCGCGTGGATGAGGTACGGCGTGTCGTTCGCCGTGGCGACGGGCGCCGAGGCCAGCTGCCCGCCCGTTCCCTCGCGCCAGAGGCTGATGCCGTCCGCGTCGATATCCAGCTTCAGGAATTCCGCGTCAAACGTGGTGTCCGTGTTCTGCCCCGTGATGCGCAGGTAGGCGTCCAGCACGTCGTTGCCCGAGGCGCCGGACGGGCGCGTGTACACCCACCAGAAATCGCCGTCCGGATTCGTGCGCGGCAGGGCGGAGGAGGCCGGCGTCGGGCCGCCGCCATGCGCCAGGTAACCGCCCGCGTTCCACGGCCACGGCGCGGACAACACGCCACCCGCGCTCGCCGGGTTGTGCTCCCACGCCGCATCGAGGCCCGTCGCGAAGTCATCGCTGAAGACGCTCCCCGCCGGGACGCCGTTGGCGCTGTCGATTTCCGGCGCCCGCGCCGCCCGGACAATGCGGTCGCGGTAGTCGTGCTCGTAGAAGGCCGGGAGCGCCTGGCCGGTCCGGAGGGTGTTGCCGTTCTCGTCATAGACGCGGTCATCGATGTCGCCCGGCGCCAGCGTGTACTGGTTCATCTGCGCGTCCGCCGGCGCGGGCGTGGCGTCATCCTCCGAGTAGGCCGCTGTCGCGAGGTCGGTGTAGGTATCCGGCGCGGTTTCGACCCGCGTCTTCACCGCCTCCCGGTTCCCCGCGCCGTCGAGGTCGTATTCGGTCACATGCGGGCCGTATGTAATCGAAACGGGATTCGAATACACGCGCGTCCCGCCATCCAGCGCGCTCGCGTAGATATCGAAGGTTCCCTGGTCCGGCCGCGCGGGCGCGAGGGCGTCGATCTGGGTCGCGGTGTAGCCCTGCAAGTCGGCCGCGTAGTCCACCGTCTCGTCGCGGGCGCCCTGGGTCTTTGTAATATAGACGCCGAGCGTGCCCGGGTCGAAGGTGGCGCTGAAATCGCCGTTCAACTGCAGCGGCGCGCCGCCCGTGAAGCTCGCAACGTCCGGCGTGACGCTGTTCAGCGCCATGGCCCCGGTCCAGTTGCCCGCCGCGCCGGAGGCCGCCGCGCCGATAGTCTTGATGGAACGCTCCAGCCGGTTCAGCGAGTCGTACTGGTAGTCGTAGGTCTTAACCGGAACGCCGCCCGCCAATTCGACGCGCTGGGTCTTATTGTTCGCCTTGTCCCACGTATAGGTCCGCGCGTCGAAAGCCGTTCCCGGCGACTCCGGATTCTGCGGGTCGTACTGCTCGTGCGTGGTGGCGTTCACCCGCCCGACGGCGTCGAACGCATAGCGGAGACGCGTGCCGTTGCCCGCCATCGTGCGCCGCTCGACGCGGCCCGCGCCGACGTAGTCGTAGGAAGCAAGCAGATTCGCTCCATCGCCGCCCTGGGAGCTGTGGATGGTGGAAATACGCTCCAGTTCGTCGTAGGCGTGGGTCACCGTGCGCCCAGCGGGATAGGTGGTGGACTCCCGATCGCCCGTCAACCCATAGGTGTGGCTGATGGTCTTGGTGAAACCATCCGCCGCGAACTCAATCGTCTCCGACCGCATGTTCGACATGGAGTCGAAGGTGCGCGTCACCGTGGCGAAGTCGTTCGCGGCTACAGTGGTGTTGGAGAGGCTGTCGTATTGGTAGCTCTCGAAGGTAGCGCCCTGGATGGACCCTTGCGGGTCGTCCGGCGTGATGGTCTTGTCCGTGAGGCGATTCAGGGCGTCGTACGTCGAGACGATTGCCGTCAAATTCGCGTCGAGCTTGTGCTTCACATTGCCGAAGCTGTCGTAGGTGTAGTCCACCTCGGTGGCGTCGGCGAAGACGACCTTGTCCAGCCGGTCGAGGGCGTCGTAGACGTTGGTCGTCCGGTTGCCGTTGGGGTCCTCCTGCCACGCCAGCCGGGAGTTGTCGTCCCACCCTTGCTCGGTCGTCACGTCTGCCGGGTATTCCGGGGCAATGCGGGTGGTCTTCAGGAGCCGGCTGAGGCCGTCGTATTCGAACCGGGAAACGTTGTCCTCGGCGTCCTTCGCATAGACCACATTGCCACGGGAATCGTACTTTGCCACGGTGACGTGGCCCGCGTTGTTCTCCGTCTGGATGGGCCGGTTCAGTTCGTCATAGGTCACGTCCACATAGTAGACCGCGTCCGGGTCGCCCACGTCCGATTTTGCCGTCTCCGTCGTACGGGTCACATTGCCGTTGTCGTCCAGAGCCAGCGCGATCTGGTTGCCCTTGGCGTCGGTGGTCGTGATCAGGCGGTAGGCGGTGTCGTATTCATACTCCGTGGCGTGCCCGTTCGCGTTGATCACCCGCTCGATTGTGCTGTTGAGGTTGTAGACGGTCTCCACGGTGGATACACCGCCCAGGAACGCCGTTTGCGCGTCCGGATCGAAGTACGCCACCTGGTTGTGGGTCTTCCGATTGAGATTGTCGTAAACGTTCGTCGTTTCCGCCATGCGCGTCAGGGTGGCGCGGTGCGTGTCCAGCGTGGCGTCGGCGCCATCCGCCGGCACGGTGGAAGTATCCTCGCTCACTTCGCCCCAGAGGATGGTACGCGTTATGTTGCCGTTCTCATCGTAAGAGAATTCCGTCACGTTACCCATGGGGTCCGTGACGTAATGCAGGCGATTGAAGCCGTCATACTGGTTGTAGGTGATACGGTCGGGCTCCGTGCCGGACGGCTCCTGCGTCACCTGGCGGGCATTCCCGTTAGCGTCGTAGGTGTACCGGATGGTGAGGGTATCGTCCTGCGTGGCCGGATCCCCCCGTGTTTCCGCGACGACCAGTTGTCGCGTGTTGTATTCGTAGGTCGTATAGTTCAGCGGCTCGTTCCCCGCCACGGCCTCGCCCGACCACTGCACGGTCGGATTCTCGTTCCGGTCGTAGTCCGTGTGGGTGTGGATGAACTCGCCCTCTTCCACCTCCTCCAGGATGTCCGTGGGGCTATTGAGCGTGTTGTAGCGGATTTCCCGGACAATCACCTCATTCGAATCGTCGTCCGTGCCCTCCTCGTCGAAGTTCTCCGTGTAGGTATAGCGGAGGTTGTTGTTGCCGTCATATTTGAAAACCGTCTCTCGGGCACGGTTTACGGCGCCGGTCACGGTGGGCGTGCGCTCCAAGACCAGGCGATCGCGGTGGTCAAAACGGCGCTCCGCCGTGTTCCCATTGGGGTCGGTGATGGCCTCCGCCAGCCCGCGGGCATTGGGCACGTAGACCGTGGTGAGGTTCAGCCCGTCGTCATCGATGACCTGCTGCACGAGGTAGCCGTCACTCCGATAGCCGTAGGTATCCACACGCGGCGGCCCGGTCTCGCCCACCGGGTGTGTATGGGAGGTCATCTGGCCGAACGCGTTATAACCAAACGACTCCGTGAGGCCGTTGATGGCGTAGGTCCGGGTTAGTGGGTTGCCCTCCGTTGTGTGCGTGGTGAGGGTTTCATTACCGCGACCATCCCGATAGCGCGCGACGAAGCGGCTGTGGTTCCCGTGGTTGCCAAAGCCCTCCGCGTAGTCCCACTCCTGTGTGATGGGGGCGCCACCGCCCGCCAGATAGTGGGACGCCGTTCGCATATTCCCCACGGTCCACCAGGCCGGCTCCGTTTCGCTGCCCGCGCCGCCATAGGTGAAGGTCTCGTAGTCCCCGCCGGGATAGTCGATGCGGGTGACCAGGCTGGTATCGCCTTGATAGCTGTAGGTCGTCTCGAAATAGTCCGACGGGTCCGTCGGCAACGCGGAGAACGCCGTCGTCTCGTCCGCGTTCTCGCGCGGGGCCGCGTAGACCCGTTCCGAGCGTGTGCGGTTCTTGTCGTCGAAGACGGTGACGCGAATATTCCCCTCTGGATCGTTGACCGTCACCCGCCACATGGCGTCCGCCTCGCCAAGAAGTTCATACGAGAAGTTATATACGCCGTCTCCATAAATCTGCCGGGTCACCCGGTTTTTCATGAAGTCCGCGGAGGCTGTGTCGTAATCGTTGTCCAGATAGACTTGGCCGTTGCCGTCCGTG encodes:
- a CDS encoding DUF932 domain-containing protein, translating into MAHLTRAHNELFRRSPDEQYANLEALTRHCNEQRERSEEKWNAPSAIRPELDEGTLTLRLGEDGVYRLNDWSFTQVCGLAKVSKDTVNKLRPETAVAALRETLPAGSRPIQALVQPGGIRSIHGASYTRLHNADLLDVVREVAGDFCPPQQAITGASGLYCGEQDMFCFLIDPTGWTEIQGEAFAPGFFLWNSEVGKRSIGVQTFWFQAICRNHIVWDAVEVVEFTRKHTARVHDSLNDIRRIIEHLVWKRDERRDGFVRVIENAMRTRMGTDAEEVLKALHKHGIPRNLAREAIRVAGDGSGFSLFAVIDALTRMAGKLPNAGDRIELDTRASGLLALAA